From a region of the Nonlabens dokdonensis DSW-6 genome:
- a CDS encoding DUF6427 family protein has translation MLSSFFRTSKPIHFIITFLMVLFATGYYIITHPYLGWGYVWIPITAGLSIGLFHFIAIKNEFISNNSYGIWLYSCLLILVILYSTSEYSFLAYLFLLLALRRILSMRTGKQMTRKIFDASLWIAVACIFYSWSTIFFTIVFLSITIHAFKNLKYWAVPFVAISTILILTFTIDQYFTTNLWRDFFSELNDNLDYTNIKFSSDLVFYSSLAFLCLIASVAMLLSFPNISLSARSRFSVLGFTGLCVVAEFILTGTALLTIPIISIFLTRLLQEQEHKVFRESVLWIPLIIIVATIFFRI, from the coding sequence ATGCTTTCTAGTTTTTTTAGAACGAGTAAACCTATTCATTTTATCATCACTTTTTTGATGGTACTATTTGCAACTGGTTATTATATTATTACTCATCCTTATTTAGGTTGGGGTTATGTTTGGATACCGATTACCGCAGGATTATCAATTGGGCTTTTTCATTTTATTGCAATTAAAAATGAATTTATTTCTAATAACTCTTATGGAATCTGGTTGTACAGCTGCCTATTAATTCTCGTTATACTGTACTCTACAAGTGAATATTCTTTTCTTGCCTACCTCTTCTTGCTACTTGCATTGCGCAGAATACTAAGTATGCGTACAGGAAAACAAATGACAAGAAAAATATTTGACGCTTCCTTGTGGATTGCGGTTGCTTGTATTTTTTATTCTTGGAGCACTATTTTCTTTACAATTGTCTTTTTAAGTATCACGATTCACGCTTTTAAAAATTTAAAATATTGGGCAGTTCCGTTTGTTGCAATCAGTACCATCTTGATACTAACCTTTACTATAGATCAATACTTTACAACTAATTTGTGGAGAGATTTCTTCAGTGAGTTGAATGACAACCTTGATTATACAAACATAAAGTTTTCAAGTGATCTAGTTTTTTATAGTTCCTTAGCATTTTTATGTTTGATAGCTTCCGTTGCTATGCTTTTAAGTTTTCCTAATATTTCTTTAAGTGCTAGATCTCGATTTTCAGTTTTAGGGTTTACTGGTTTATGTGTCGTAGCAGAATTTATCTTGACTGGCACAGCTCTATTAACAATTCCAATTATTAGTATTTTCCTGACTCGTTTATTACAAGAACAGGAGCATAAAGTATTCAGGGAATCTGTTTTGTGGATTCCTTTAATAATTATAGTAGCTACGATTTTCTTTAGAATATAG
- the purD gene encoding phosphoribosylamine--glycine ligase: MNVLILGSGGREHAFAHSIIKSSLLSKLFVAPGNAGTDQIATNVNLGITDFAAIKTFVLENDIEMLIVGPEAPLVDGIYDFFQSDDLKHVNVIGPSKEGAVLEGSKEFAKEFMQRNNVPTAAYKSFTKETLKEGMAFIDTLKPPFVLKADGLAGGKGVLIIPDAKEAKESLEEMLVGGKFGAASNKVVIEEFLSGIEMSVFVMTDGNSYKVMPTAKDYKRIGEGDTGLNTGGMGAVSPVPFADDLLMQKIEDRVIKPTIEGFKKENIVYKGFVFIGLMIVDGEPEVIEYNVRMGDPETEVVLPRISSDLLSHLHAFAKAELHKEHLNIDSRYATTVMCVAGGYPEAYEKGMEIIGLENVVDSIVFHAGTAIKEGKIVTNGGRVMAVTSYGTDFKQALKKSYQNVEKLQFDKMYYRTDIGFDL; the protein is encoded by the coding sequence ATGAATGTTCTTATTTTAGGAAGCGGTGGCCGTGAGCACGCTTTTGCACACTCAATTATTAAAAGTTCCCTACTGTCTAAGTTATTTGTTGCTCCAGGAAATGCTGGGACTGATCAAATAGCTACTAATGTAAATCTAGGAATAACTGATTTTGCTGCCATAAAAACATTTGTATTAGAGAATGATATTGAAATGCTTATCGTAGGTCCAGAAGCGCCGCTTGTGGATGGTATTTATGACTTTTTTCAAAGCGATGACTTAAAACATGTTAATGTCATAGGCCCGTCAAAAGAAGGTGCTGTTCTTGAAGGTTCTAAAGAGTTTGCTAAAGAGTTTATGCAACGCAATAACGTGCCTACTGCGGCTTACAAAAGCTTCACAAAAGAAACCCTTAAGGAAGGAATGGCCTTTATAGATACCTTAAAACCGCCGTTTGTACTCAAAGCAGATGGACTTGCAGGAGGAAAAGGAGTTCTTATCATTCCAGATGCCAAAGAAGCTAAGGAGTCTCTTGAAGAAATGTTAGTAGGTGGCAAATTTGGTGCAGCATCAAATAAGGTAGTGATAGAAGAGTTTTTATCTGGAATAGAGATGAGCGTTTTTGTGATGACAGACGGTAATTCTTATAAAGTGATGCCTACCGCAAAAGATTACAAACGCATAGGAGAAGGCGATACTGGATTAAACACTGGCGGAATGGGCGCCGTGTCACCGGTTCCGTTTGCAGATGATCTTCTAATGCAAAAAATTGAAGATCGAGTTATAAAACCTACCATTGAAGGTTTCAAAAAGGAGAACATCGTCTATAAGGGCTTTGTATTCATAGGCCTCATGATTGTGGATGGTGAGCCAGAAGTGATCGAGTATAACGTAAGAATGGGCGATCCAGAGACTGAAGTTGTATTGCCTCGTATTTCTAGCGATTTGTTGAGTCATTTGCACGCTTTCGCGAAAGCGGAACTACACAAAGAACATCTCAACATAGATTCTAGATACGCCACAACTGTAATGTGTGTTGCAGGCGGTTATCCAGAAGCTTATGAAAAAGGTATGGAAATTATAGGTTTAGAAAATGTAGTAGACAGCATTGTTTTTCATGCTGGTACTGCAATAAAAGAAGGGAAGATTGTGACTAATGGAGGACGTGTTATGGCTGTAACCAGTTATGGAACTGATTTCAAACAGGCACTAAAAAAATCTTATCAAAATGTAGAAAAACTACAATTTGATAAGATGTATTATAGAACTGATATAGGTTTTGACCTATAA
- a CDS encoding glycosyltransferase family 9 protein: MPLPKRILVIRLSAMGDVTMCVPVLLALKRDYPEVEIVALSRKRFQSILEYIPDIRFIEADVDAKHKGISGLYRLSKEIKAQEIDAVADFHNVLRSKILRTFLTGIPKAKIDKGRSDKKRLVNDPNFFQPLKHSTERYADVLRELGFKIELKGNEFLSKEAVLPQIHDKIGRKTSKWVGFAPFAAHKTKALTVKKAKKIVQAIAKNEQVTIILFGGGKKEEKQLQIVAGTTTNVINLAGLTSFENELTIMSQLDAMIAMDSGNGHLAALYGVPVITLWGNTHPYAGFAPYGQPKENQLTVDRKKYPLVPTSIFGNKVVKGYKKATSSIKVKAVVDRLNEVLKS; the protein is encoded by the coding sequence ATGCCACTTCCTAAACGCATTCTCGTCATTAGACTAAGCGCTATGGGCGATGTTACCATGTGCGTGCCCGTTTTACTGGCTTTAAAAAGAGACTATCCTGAGGTGGAAATAGTTGCGCTTTCGCGAAAGCGATTCCAATCCATTCTAGAATACATTCCTGACATTAGGTTTATAGAAGCAGATGTAGATGCAAAACACAAAGGAATCTCTGGTCTCTACCGACTTTCAAAAGAGATAAAGGCTCAAGAAATTGATGCAGTAGCTGACTTTCACAATGTCTTACGCAGTAAGATTCTAAGAACATTTTTAACAGGAATTCCTAAAGCTAAAATAGATAAAGGAAGATCAGACAAAAAGCGCCTCGTAAATGATCCAAACTTTTTTCAACCCTTAAAACATAGTACAGAACGCTATGCAGATGTTTTGCGAGAATTAGGTTTTAAGATCGAATTAAAAGGAAATGAATTTTTATCAAAAGAGGCTGTTTTACCTCAAATTCATGATAAAATAGGCCGAAAAACATCAAAATGGGTAGGTTTTGCTCCATTTGCTGCTCATAAGACAAAAGCGCTCACAGTTAAAAAAGCTAAGAAAATAGTACAAGCCATTGCAAAAAATGAGCAGGTAACTATTATCCTTTTTGGTGGTGGGAAAAAAGAAGAAAAACAATTGCAAATAGTTGCTGGTACTACAACAAATGTGATCAATCTAGCTGGACTAACCAGTTTTGAAAATGAGCTGACGATTATGTCTCAATTAGATGCAATGATAGCAATGGATAGCGGTAATGGCCATCTTGCGGCATTGTATGGTGTTCCAGTAATTACATTATGGGGAAATACGCATCCTTACGCTGGTTTTGCTCCTTACGGTCAACCAAAGGAAAATCAATTGACCGTAGATAGGAAGAAATATCCATTAGTTCCTACTTCTATTTTTGGGAATAAAGTAGTGAAAGGTTACAAGAAAGCGACGAGTTCTATCAAAGTGAAAGCTGTTGTTGATAGGTTAAATGAGGTGTTGAAGTCTTAG
- a CDS encoding DUF4254 domain-containing protein: MFSDKANKIFQTVIDQYHVINTVDQEFENPYDRNSHLIEHLLYRKCWIDTVQWHYEDIIRDPQIDPIAALTLKRKIDASNQDRTDMVEFVDSYFLDKYSDVSIKNGARINTESPAWAIDRLSILALKIYHMNEEATRTDASQDHINACQKKLDILLEQRVDLSTALDQLLEDISNGDKYMKVYKQMKMYNDDELNPVLRALK; encoded by the coding sequence ATGTTCTCAGATAAAGCCAATAAAATTTTTCAAACAGTAATTGATCAATACCATGTCATCAACACGGTAGATCAGGAATTTGAAAATCCGTACGATCGCAATTCACACCTTATTGAGCATTTATTATATCGCAAGTGCTGGATTGATACGGTACAATGGCATTATGAAGACATTATTAGAGACCCACAAATTGATCCTATTGCAGCACTTACTCTAAAGCGTAAAATCGATGCTAGCAATCAAGATCGTACCGATATGGTAGAATTTGTGGACAGCTATTTTCTTGACAAATACAGCGATGTATCTATTAAAAATGGCGCAAGAATTAATACAGAAAGTCCTGCATGGGCAATCGACCGCTTGTCTATTCTTGCATTGAAAATTTACCATATGAATGAAGAAGCAACTCGTACAGACGCTTCTCAAGATCATATCAACGCCTGCCAAAAGAAACTTGATATTCTTTTAGAGCAGCGTGTGGATTTATCAACTGCTTTAGATCAATTATTAGAAGATATTTCTAATGGAGATAAGTACATGAAAGTATATAAGCAAATGAAAATGTACAATGACGACGAGCTTAATCCTGTGCTAAGAGCACTTAAATAA
- a CDS encoding GIY-YIG nuclease family protein, whose amino-acid sequence MIPGYVYIITNKNNTTLYVGVTSNLEQRIKRHKTKFYPKSFSARYNLHKLVYHESFQLIGDAIAREKQLKAGNRKRKVALIESMNPDWKDLFEKLLDE is encoded by the coding sequence ATGATACCTGGATATGTTTATATCATAACTAATAAAAATAACACCACTTTATATGTAGGTGTTACTTCTAATCTTGAGCAACGCATCAAGCGACATAAGACTAAGTTTTATCCTAAATCATTTTCTGCTCGGTACAATCTCCACAAACTGGTTTATCATGAATCGTTTCAACTGATAGGCGATGCTATAGCACGAGAAAAACAATTAAAAGCTGGTAATCGTAAAAGAAAAGTTGCACTGATCGAATCAATGAATCCAGATTGGAAGGATTTATTTGAAAAGCTACTAGATGAGTGA
- a CDS encoding glycosyltransferase family 2 protein — translation MELVSIIMPTYNSVATVKESLDSILSQTYRPLEIIIIDDCSEDESLAFAKAYASNNASSEVSFITLKNSSNAGAGITRNKGVEAATGTYIAFLDADDLWKPKKLEIQIEAMKSQNAVACYGAYEIFSTSPEHPEQIHHVFEKLTFKRLLKANYLGNLTGIYNAQKLGKFYMPALRKRQDWAMWLDVLKKADYAIGIQEPIASYRLSEGLSANKFDLIKYNYAVYRTHLGYSAIKSTVLMVRFFYEQFLVKNRLKVNV, via the coding sequence ATGGAGCTTGTTTCTATCATAATGCCTACTTACAACAGCGTTGCAACGGTTAAGGAGTCACTTGATAGTATTTTATCTCAAACTTATAGACCTCTAGAAATTATAATTATTGACGATTGTAGTGAAGATGAAAGTCTCGCTTTCGCGAAAGCGTACGCATCAAATAACGCTTCTAGTGAAGTAAGTTTTATCACTTTAAAAAACTCCTCAAACGCCGGTGCAGGAATTACTCGCAACAAAGGAGTAGAAGCCGCAACAGGAACCTACATAGCCTTCCTAGATGCAGATGATCTATGGAAGCCTAAAAAGCTAGAAATACAAATTGAGGCTATGAAATCACAAAATGCAGTGGCTTGTTATGGAGCTTATGAGATATTTTCAACATCGCCAGAACATCCAGAACAGATCCATCATGTTTTTGAAAAGCTTACTTTCAAAAGACTTTTAAAGGCTAATTACCTAGGCAACCTTACGGGAATTTATAACGCTCAAAAATTAGGCAAATTTTACATGCCTGCTTTGCGTAAAAGGCAAGACTGGGCAATGTGGCTAGATGTTTTAAAAAAAGCAGATTATGCCATAGGTATTCAAGAGCCGATCGCAAGTTACCGTTTAAGTGAAGGACTTTCTGCAAACAAGTTTGATTTGATTAAGTATAATTATGCTGTTTATAGAACTCATTTAGGATATTCTGCAATAAAAAGTACGGTTTTGATGGTGCGCTTTTTTTATGAGCAGTTTTTAGTAAAAAATAGATTGAAAGTAAATGTTTAA
- a CDS encoding type II toxin-antitoxin system RelE/ParE family toxin, which translates to MVSLNWTHTADEDLNSIFNFIAKNSTYYAHREINKIYVAASSLQLQPVLGKVVFTKESFSLRELVAGNYRIIYEIINEERIDILFIHHGARDLGKRLRKL; encoded by the coding sequence TTGGTCTCATTAAATTGGACACATACAGCAGACGAAGATTTGAATTCCATCTTTAATTTTATAGCAAAAAATTCGACTTATTATGCACACCGGGAAATTAATAAAATTTATGTTGCGGCAAGTTCACTCCAATTGCAACCTGTATTAGGGAAAGTTGTTTTTACTAAAGAAAGTTTTAGTCTAAGAGAACTTGTTGCTGGCAATTACAGAATTATTTATGAAATTATAAATGAAGAGCGCATCGATATTCTTTTCATCCACCATGGTGCAAGAGATTTAGGTAAACGACTTAGAAAACTATAA
- a CDS encoding phenylacetate--CoA ligase family protein: MPLQLFHKTLKLQGFKIDQARNEFTAISIHDIEKRKQKILKHHFTSNHFYNSLVTNKKANWNELPVLSKKDFQQPLYKRLSKGFTLKNVFKGKTSGSSGHPFMFAKDKYAHAMTWAAFHEAYMQHGINLNTSLQARFYGIPLSGKGRYLELIKDFISYRKRFPIFNMNDEVLERFVNQFTKTKFDYINGYTSSIVLLANYCKRKNLILKGVCPSLKICIVTSEMLFPDDRLLLEEWLGIPVVNEYGASEIGLIAMQNSKGDFEVNQQNLFVEIVDENNQPLQDGVVGRILITDLFNKAHPMIRYEIGDLGSLETLENGTRILKELQGRTSDIARLPSGKVIPGLTFYYVTKKIIKDEIEILEFVVIQKKPSLFEIQYVSSTDMDERLKIDIQKAMDEYLEPGLKVKFTRLAVLDRSKRGKLKQFMSEVK, from the coding sequence GTGCCACTCCAACTCTTCCATAAAACATTAAAACTACAGGGTTTTAAGATCGACCAAGCTCGTAATGAGTTTACCGCTATTTCTATTCATGATATAGAGAAACGTAAACAGAAAATTTTAAAACACCATTTTACCAGCAACCATTTTTATAATTCATTAGTAACAAACAAAAAGGCAAACTGGAATGAATTACCAGTTTTGTCAAAGAAGGATTTCCAACAACCTTTGTACAAACGATTAAGCAAAGGATTTACTTTAAAAAATGTTTTTAAAGGCAAAACCAGCGGTTCTAGTGGGCATCCATTTATGTTTGCAAAAGATAAATATGCTCACGCCATGACTTGGGCAGCTTTTCATGAGGCTTATATGCAACATGGCATTAATCTAAATACTTCATTGCAAGCGCGATTTTATGGAATACCCTTAAGTGGTAAAGGAAGGTATCTGGAATTGATAAAGGATTTTATCAGTTACCGCAAGCGTTTTCCTATTTTTAATATGAATGATGAAGTTTTAGAGCGCTTTGTCAACCAATTTACAAAAACCAAATTTGATTATATCAATGGTTACACCAGCAGCATAGTCTTGCTGGCCAACTATTGTAAACGTAAAAATTTGATTTTAAAGGGTGTTTGTCCATCCCTTAAAATTTGTATCGTAACTAGTGAGATGCTTTTTCCAGACGATAGATTACTACTTGAAGAATGGCTAGGAATTCCTGTTGTAAATGAATATGGAGCTAGTGAGATAGGACTGATTGCCATGCAAAATAGTAAAGGTGATTTTGAAGTGAATCAGCAAAACCTTTTCGTTGAGATTGTAGACGAGAATAATCAACCGCTTCAAGATGGAGTAGTAGGTCGCATTCTAATTACCGATTTATTTAATAAAGCGCATCCTATGATACGTTATGAAATAGGTGATTTAGGAAGTCTAGAAACCTTAGAAAACGGCACTAGAATTCTAAAAGAACTTCAAGGCCGCACCAGTGATATTGCTCGTTTACCTAGTGGTAAGGTAATTCCTGGATTAACTTTTTACTACGTAACCAAAAAGATTATAAAAGACGAAATAGAGATTTTAGAATTTGTAGTGATCCAGAAAAAACCTTCTCTTTTTGAGATTCAGTATGTGAGTAGTACCGATATGGATGAACGCCTAAAAATTGATATTCAAAAGGCAATGGACGAATATCTAGAACCTGGACTTAAAGTAAAATTTACAAGGTTAGCAGTTCTCGATAGAAGTAAACGCGGGAAGTTAAAACAGTTTATGAGTGAGGTGAAATAA
- a CDS encoding DUF6341 family protein, which translates to MESLLDAIVGLFEIILAPFDALRELEDTSWFAANAISWLCILILVVAFVYWMKQLKEYDKEEDKTQTGHSFLG; encoded by the coding sequence ATGGAAAGTTTATTAGACGCAATAGTAGGTTTATTTGAAATTATTTTAGCTCCTTTTGATGCCTTAAGAGAGTTAGAAGATACAAGCTGGTTTGCAGCAAATGCCATCTCATGGCTATGTATTCTTATTTTAGTAGTAGCATTTGTTTACTGGATGAAGCAATTAAAAGAATATGACAAGGAAGAGGATAAAACTCAAACTGGTCATTCTTTCTTAGGTTAA